In the Sandaracinaceae bacterium genome, CCTCGTCTCTCGGGCGGGACGACCCGTCTCTCGGCCCGTGTCTCCTCGAAAATGCTGAAGCATTTCCTCGTCGCCCCGAACCGAGAACCGGGCCGTCGCGCTCCGAGATCCTTCGGGCTCGGTACTTCAACGGCCTGCTGAGCCCCGTTCGCCGTTTTCTTGCGCTTCAGGGCGAAGCCCTGCTAATAGCGGTCAGATCCGCGGGGCTGAACACCGATCCAGTCTCGCGCGACGGGAGTAGGGGATTTGGGGCGACGACGCGCAGCTGCTGCCGATGATCAGCTCGACCTCTTCGCCCTGCTGAACCTGACGGAAAACGGAGAGCCGCCGCCCATGAGCTTCGTGGACGCCTCGCTCGCGGAAGAGACCCGCAAGCGGTACCTGAACTACGCACTCAGCGTCATCACCAGCCGCGCGCTCCCCGATGCGCGTGACGGCCTCAAGCCGGTCCAGCGTCGCATCCTCTACACGATGCAAAAGGACCTGCATCTCCGCCCCGACGGCCGCTACATGAAGAGCGCCCGCGTGGTCGGTGAGGTGATGGGCAAGTACCACCCGCACGGCGACACCGCGATCTACGACGCGCTCGCCCGCATGGCGCAGGACTTCACCATGCGCGCGCCGCTCGTCGACGGCCGCGGCAACTTCGGCTCGCCCGACGGCGACTCGCCGGCCGCGATGCGTTACACGGAGTGCAAGCTCGCGCCGATGAGCGAGGAGCTGCTGCGCGAGATCGGCCAGCAGACCGTCCCGTTCCGGCCCACCTACGACGGCCAGCTCTTCGAGCCGGTCGTGCTGCCCGCGCGCTTCCCCAACCTGCTGGTCAACGGCAGCCAGGGCATCGCGGTCGGCATGGCCACGTCGATCCCGCCGCACAACCTCGGCGAGGTGATCGACGCGCTGGTCGCGCTCATCGACGACGACAGCCTCGGCATCGTGCAGCTGATGAAGCACATCCGCGGGCCGGACTTCCCGACGGGCGGGCAGGTCGTGAGCACCAAGGTCGAGCTCCGCGAGGTCTACGAGGCGGGCAGCGGCTCGCTGAAGCTGCGCGGCGAGTGGAAAGAGGAGACGTCGAAGAAGAAGCGCGAGAACCCGCGCCTCATCATCACGTCGATCCCGTACTCCGTCGTCCGCAGCACGCTCGTCGAGAAGATCGCCGAGATCATCATCAACAAGAAGCTGCCGCACCTGCTCGACGTGCGCGACGAGAGCACCGAAGAGACGCGCGTGGTGCTGGAGATCAAGAAGGGCGCCGACCCCGCGCTCGTCATGGCGTACCTCTACAAGCACACCCCGCTGCAGACGAACGTCACCCTCAACTTCACCTGCCTCGTCCCGACCGATCAGCCCGAGATCGCCGCGCCGGCGAAGCTCGGCCTGAAGGAGCTGCTCCGGGTCTTCCTCGACTTCCGCATGGAGGTCGTGACCAAGCGGCTCGAGTTCGAGCTGAACAAGCTCCTCGAGCGCATCCACATCCTCGAGGGCTTCATCACGGTCTTCGACGCGCTCGACGAGACCATCCGCATCATCCGGCGCAGCGACGGTCGCGCCGACGCGGCCAAGAAGATCATCGAGCGCTTCGAGCTGAGCGAGCTCCAGACGAACGCCATCCTCGAGCTGCGGCTCTACAAGCTCGCGAAGCTCGAGATCCTCGTCATCCGGCAGGAGCTCGAGGAGAAGCGGGCCGAGGCGGAGCGCATCGAGAAGCTGCTCAGCGACCGCGGCGCGCGCTGGAAGCTCATCCGCGCGGAGCTGCTCGAGCTCAAGAACGACTTCGCCGATCGCCGCCAGACCAAGGTCAGCGGCTCGGTGGACGAGCCCGAGTACGACGCGGAGGCCTTCATCGTCGACGAGGACCAGGTGGTCCTCATCACGCACCAGGGCTGGATCAAGCGCCAGGGGAGGGTGACGGACATCTCCTCGACCCGGACGCGCGAGGGCGACGCGGTGATGGACGCGACCGCTGGCTCGACCAAGGCGTCGGTGGCCTTCTTCAGCAGCCTCGGCAGCTGCTACGTGTGCCGCATCGTCGACATCCCGGCGACCACCGGCTACGGCGACCCGATCCAGAAGCTCTTCAAGCTCGCGGACGGCGAGCGCATCGTGAAGATGGTGGGCTTCGATCCGC is a window encoding:
- a CDS encoding DNA topoisomerase IV subunit A, producing MSFVDASLAEETRKRYLNYALSVITSRALPDARDGLKPVQRRILYTMQKDLHLRPDGRYMKSARVVGEVMGKYHPHGDTAIYDALARMAQDFTMRAPLVDGRGNFGSPDGDSPAAMRYTECKLAPMSEELLREIGQQTVPFRPTYDGQLFEPVVLPARFPNLLVNGSQGIAVGMATSIPPHNLGEVIDALVALIDDDSLGIVQLMKHIRGPDFPTGGQVVSTKVELREVYEAGSGSLKLRGEWKEETSKKKRENPRLIITSIPYSVVRSTLVEKIAEIIINKKLPHLLDVRDESTEETRVVLEIKKGADPALVMAYLYKHTPLQTNVTLNFTCLVPTDQPEIAAPAKLGLKELLRVFLDFRMEVVTKRLEFELNKLLERIHILEGFITVFDALDETIRIIRRSDGRADAAKKIIERFELSELQTNAILELRLYKLAKLEILVIRQELEEKRAEAERIEKLLSDRGARWKLIRAELLELKNDFADRRQTKVSGSVDEPEYDAEAFIVDEDQVVLITHQGWIKRQGRVTDISSTRTREGDAVMDATAGSTKASVAFFSSLGSCYVCRIVDIPATTGYGDPIQKLFKLADGERIVKMVGFDPRLLEVPELDPDSLEPDPPYAIAVTRGGMTSRFSLRAHRDPSTRNGRKYMRLNKGDEIVMVDLSDDTMKVACATKKGHALLTTDDEVPVLNGPGKGVKLIKLAKGDEVVGAAVMSDSTEPLIVENANGKQFEITVWRTVVARGGKGQQLFKRGTLERQVPREPVVPELSGGE